DNA from Pseudomonadota bacterium:
CGCCGCAATCTTTATGGGCATTGCCCATGACATTGAAAAGGAGCGGGCTCTCAATGCCGAGGGTAACAATTTTTTTGAAGCAGGGAATCGCTTCCCGGTTCCGACCCATCCGGGTGTAAGTGCATCCCAGGGCAAAAAGGGCCTCGGCGAAATTCGGTTTTGCAGCGAGCGCCCGGCTGAACAGCTCGATGGCCTCCTGGTCCTGCCCCTGGTCTCTCAGCAATTGACCCCGGACGAACAGGGCGGTCGGATTTTTGGGGTCCGCCTGCAGTTCCCGCAAAGAGGCGTTTGCCGCTTCCGCCGTTTTCCCGGCGCTGTAAAGCTGAAAAGACAGGGTGTTCACCGGCATGAAAGCCGTCTTCTGTCTTTGCTTGCGCAACTTCTTGGCGAGTTTGTTCGGTTTCATGACCCTCGAGGAAGGTGGAAAGGATATCCGGTAAATAAGTACAATGACAGGTCGGTTTTTACAGTTCCTGAAAACCGGAGACATTGTCTTGCAGAAAACGGACCTCGCAGGGTCTTTTTTCTTTCCTGCAAATACGTGCCAAACGCCGGTGGATTTAATACCACAGAAACAAGGTTACGAAAAGATTGAACTTCCCGGGCAAATGTGGAAAAACTTTTCGCGGGAATTACCTGTGTTAGTCGGCATAATCATTTTTTTGATGTATATCGATAAAAAGGGCTTCTTTTCCAGGCAATAAAAATAGTCAAAAACGCAACTTAAATATTTGGGAGGTTTTAATGAATTCATCGGTCGCTTCAAGAAAGGTTTTTGGGGTTTTTGTCTGTTTTGTCTTTTTCCTTTTTTTTGCCGGTGGCTGTGCTGTTGTTCAGTTGCCCAAAGATTATGTTCGAGATATTGAATATGGGAAAATAGTAACCCCGGGAGTCGTCATTGAAGATGTGATGGGTGGATTCAGGCTTGTCTCCGGCGAGGTATTTACACCACCCTTTCAAAGCACCAGCATGTGGTGGGCGCAGAAGGACGGCCGGGGTGTTCTCTACTGTGACTTCTGCAGTGGTAATGATTGGGCAAACAACGGCGCCAAAAAGACCATAGATTATTTTGATACGGCCGTCTCCAGAGGTGCCCGGAAAGTAATGGTCACCGTCCCTGGAGTTGAACAGAAACTCTTTGGAGTATTGTTTCTCGGAAAAGCCCATGTGAATGCTACCGGCCCGGCGTCGAGATCGTATCAGATCCAGATACCTGACAGCTATATAAAGGCTGCCCTCGGCGGCAAGATAAGCGTTGTCTATGAGCCGATTAATTTCAGGACCAATTGGTATACCGGGTCGAATCCGGTCGACAGTAAAACCCATTCCTGGATTCTGTGGCTTTCAGACATGCCTTTTACGAAAAAAATCAGCTTTCAGGGAACGGGGTTTCACTTTAACAAAAAAACAGGACGGATAGAAGGTGTGTATCCAGGTTCTCCCGCAGCGGATAACGGGCTTGCGGTTGGAGATTTTATTCTCAGTATTGATGGCGTTCCCTATGCTGACTACCGCAACGGCAATGGTGGATCTTCGACCAGAACCGTTGTCATGACCAAGGCAAAAAGTGATGAAAGGAAAACGGTAACCATGCCTGTTGTGGAATTAAGTTATTAGCCAGTTGGCGGGGATGGGAATAATGAAATGTTGTCAGATAAACTCTTTAATCATCAGAGCGTTTTGCTTACATTTATGTATAGGTTGTGCAATGATCCCGGCCAACGAGGTGCAGCTTACCGGGAGACTGGTTCCGGTGGCTGTGGTTACGAAAGAGACGGAGCTTGCAGAAATATATGAAAGATTTAAAGCCCCGGTTGTTTTTGTCGGCAGCTACGCCTATGTGCCTGTGCCGGAGTGTGTTGATCCGCATCTATACGGGGGTTATACCGAGGAGCGGGCGCTTGGGGGAAACATTGAAGTGCGCAGTCTGGGGGGGGGAGCGGAAGGACGCGTCATCGGTGGAGATACTCAGCAGCGGAATGTCGATGGTGATATAGAGCGGCGTGGTCTTGGCGGCGATACGGAAAATCGAGGCGTGGGTGGTGATATGACCGGTCGGAATCTGGGAGGCGACAGCGAAGGCCGGGGGATCGACGGCAACATGGAAGCGCGTAATCTTGCCGGGGAAATCGAAATGCGTTCAATTGATGGTAATATTTCGGGGAGAGGGCTTGGCGGTGACACTGAGAACCGGTCCCTCGATGGGGCAACGCAAAATCTTGTTTGTGTAAGGCTCTCAGATGCAACCGGTTTTACCATCGGAGGTTTGAAAACAGCAGGTCCGGTGAGGGTTTTTACCCGACGTGGGTTATCTGTTCTTAATGGTCTTGTCGTTCAGGAATAGCATAATTTCACCAGGAGCAACGATGGGTATTTGTGGATCAGAATAGAATAGAGATACCTGTTTTTACCGGAGACTATTCTCGTGCGATGTTTAAAAGCCGACACATTATGATGAGTCGGCTTTTTGTTGTTCAGAGAAGTGGATACAAATTCAGTGCAAATTATGAAGTGGCCCGGGTACAGATTGTTTTTGCTTCGCGTTCGGGAATGGGTTTATATAAAACGGTGTCCTGTTTCAGGAACGGGGATCATCAGTTAACCGGCGGTCAGCCACAGGTGTGATTTTGAAGGAAGAGCTGTTGCAAAAATGCAGGGGTGGATTTATCCAGTTTGACGTGCGGCTGGGTGATTCCGGGCACAATCTTGCCCGGGTCCGGGCCGCGCTTGCCGGGCTGAAAGGCGATGAGCCGGCCGTGGTGGTCCTGCCGGAGCTCTGGGCTGCCGGTTTTGATTATCCCGGGCTTGCCGGTCATGCCGCAGAGAACGGCCGGATCCTTGAAATCATGCAGGAACTGGCGGCGGAGCAAGATCTGTATCTGGTCGGCTCCATTCCTGAATCGGCAGAGACCCCGGGTGGCCCGGCAATTCACAACACCCTGTACATTGTCGGTCCGGCAGGAGTCCTCGGCAAAATGCGTAAACAGCAGCTTTTCGCACCCATGGGTGAAGCGGACTATTTCACTCCGGGAGATGAGCCTCGGGCTGTTTCAACCACGCTGGGGGTGCTGGGTGGCCTGGTCTGTTTTGATCTTCGCTTTCCCGATCTGGCCCGCAGCCAGACGGCGGAAGGGGCGGGTCTATTGGTGGTCAGCGGCCAGTGGCCGGCGGCCCGCCGGGAGCACTGGCGGACCCTGCTCCGGGCGAGAGCGATTGAGAACCAGGTGTTTGTGATCGGCTGCAACCGATGCGGCACCACCGACAACACCGAGTTCGGGGGCCATTCCATGATCGTCGCGCCCGACGGCACCGTCCTCGCCGAAGCCGGAATCGATCCGGCAACGATTCTGGTTGATCTTGATCCCGCGCTCCTTTCCCGCAGCCGGCGGCTGTTTACTTCGGTCGCCCCCGCCCCCTACCGGTTTCATGATGGCGGCAAGATAACCACCCTGGCGGAGCTTAAGCCCGTCATCACCCGCTACAAGGCGATGGGCCGGCGGGTGGTGTTTACCAACGGCTGCTTTGACATTCTGCACCGGGGCCATGTGACCTATCTCGAAGAGGCGCGGCGGCTGGGGGATTGTCTGGTGGTCGGGCTGAACAATGATGCATCGGTGCGGATGCTGAACAAGAGCCCGGAACGACCGTACAACGATGAACAATCCCGTGCCAGGGTGCTTGCCGCCCTGGGATGTGTCGATCATGTGGTGCTCTTTGCCGAAGACACCCCCCTGAAACTGATTATGGAACTGATGCCCGATGTTCTGGTCAAGGGGGGTGACTGGCCGGTTTCGCAGATCGTCGGTGCGGCGGAGGTTGTTGCCGCCGGCGGCAAGGTTTTAAGCATTCCGCTGGTAGATAATTTTTCTACCACTTCTCTGATCGAAAGAATCAGGGAATAAGCCGAAGTTTTTTTGTCCTGGACTTCCGGTTTTTGGTATTCTGAGAATAACAACACAATTGAGGATTTTTTCACGGAAGGTTTATGGGCGGTAACAGTTGTTAAATGGTTCGAAGCTTCTCTTTCTGTTGCATCATTGGAGGGGAAAAGTGATGAAAAAGACTCTCTTCTTGGTCCTGATTATTCTTTTGTCCGCATCAACCGCCTGGGGTGGTTATTGCCGGGAGGGCAACTGCCTGAACGGCACCGGCGTTTATCAGTGGGCTGACGGATCTTCCTTTTCCGGCAGGTTCGCCGACGGGGTTCCCGACGGCGAGGGGGTTTTTATTTCCAAAGACAAACAAAGGTTCATGGTAGTGTATAAAAAGGGGCAGCCGGTCACCTCAACCCCGTATTCCGAGGAGGATGAAGCCTTAAAGGAAAGGCAGCGGGAGGCGCAGAAATTCAATCTGGCCGGGTCGGAATATTTCAAGAAAGGCGATTACAAATCGGCCATCTTTTTTTTCAACAAGGCAATCACTAAATGGCCGAACAATAAAGAGTTTCACGAAAACTACCGGAAGGCCAAAGAGAAAATCCAGTAGAAGAACAGTTCAAACGGTTCAAACGGCTCAACCGGTCTCCTCGCTACAGAGTTTCTGCCACCCATCGGGCAGCGACTCTCCGTCAAGCGCCAGGGTTTCCAGAAAACATTCAAGTTCCCCGCTGCTACAGTTGACCGAAGAACAGCATTGTTTTGTTTCCACATCACAGGCTTCGGTTTGCAGGAAAGAAAGCAGCGCTTCCCTGACCTCTGTGTGAATCGACGTCAGATCAAAACTTTCCGCACCGCAGAATTTTTCCAGCCTCCGCCAGTTGGCGATACATCTTGCAATCCCCCGGTAAAGGCTCTTGTCGCGGTTGTCGGGGTTGAGGTCGCGGTGGATGATCTCCCGATAGCGGTCAACAACCATTTTCTTCAACTTCCGAAGCTCCTTTTCTTCAAGGACAAGACCTGGTCCATCCGGATCTTCGGTCAGGAAGTAGATGGCGCCGTGCAGGGCGACTTCAGGGATTTCACCCGAGTGCCTGACGATCAGCAGCTCATCGGCCAGCAGTGATTCCCGGTCGTCGGTCATGGATTTGTTTTGCTCCGAAATCTTGATGCATTCGTAAAAAGTCGTATACGTCCAAATCGGTCAACGATAAATCAATAAGTTAGACAGCACTGGCCGTCCGTCTCGTGGCATTTACGAGACCGACAAATCTTCGTGGCTCGACGATTTTATTAAAGAACCGCCGCGTTCTTTCCGATGACTGAGTAGAAAACCGGTTATCCGGCGGATGGAGGTGCGACCATGATTTTCGCCCTTCCGCAGAGATATAAATAAAGGAGAGTGGCGGCTTATGCAAGTTCAAGGACGAATGCGGGTTTTTTTCATGATGATCACCCTTGGGATTCTCTCAGCAATTTTCATCCCGATTTCCGCCCGGGCTTTCTGGCCGGTAGATGGAGTGATGGGAGTAGATCAGGCGAAAGATGTGCAGAAAAACCCGGTGACTGAGCTTCCCGAAGTGGTGCCTGGAAGAGAGTTGCAGGAGGCGATCAGCATGCTGGCCGAAGACCTTGTGGCAAGCCTCGATGAGCCGGATCCGGAGTTCGGTGATCTGGGCGGCGGGGTGATCGTCTTAAGCTTTGTCGATTTGAAAAAGCTTTCCCGGACCTCTTCCTTCGGCAGATACCTTTCCGAACAACTGATGGGAGAAATGCAGAGACGTTATTACCGGGTGGTTGAGATCAGAAAAACCGCCAGCATCCTGATGCAGGAAAGACGGGGTGAATACGGCCTGTCCAGAGATCCTGCTG
Protein-coding regions in this window:
- the rfaE2 gene encoding D-glycero-beta-D-manno-heptose 1-phosphate adenylyltransferase; translation: MQKCRGGFIQFDVRLGDSGHNLARVRAALAGLKGDEPAVVVLPELWAAGFDYPGLAGHAAENGRILEIMQELAAEQDLYLVGSIPESAETPGGPAIHNTLYIVGPAGVLGKMRKQQLFAPMGEADYFTPGDEPRAVSTTLGVLGGLVCFDLRFPDLARSQTAEGAGLLVVSGQWPAARREHWRTLLRARAIENQVFVIGCNRCGTTDNTEFGGHSMIVAPDGTVLAEAGIDPATILVDLDPALLSRSRRLFTSVAPAPYRFHDGGKITTLAELKPVITRYKAMGRRVVFTNGCFDILHRGHVTYLEEARRLGDCLVVGLNNDASVRMLNKSPERPYNDEQSRARVLAALGCVDHVVLFAEDTPLKLIMELMPDVLVKGGDWPVSQIVGAAEVVAAGGKVLSIPLVDNFSTTSLIERIRE
- a CDS encoding PDZ domain-containing protein; translation: MVTVPGVEQKLFGVLFLGKAHVNATGPASRSYQIQIPDSYIKAALGGKISVVYEPINFRTNWYTGSNPVDSKTHSWILWLSDMPFTKKISFQGTGFHFNKKTGRIEGVYPGSPAADNGLAVGDFILSIDGVPYADYRNGNGGSSTRTVVMTKAKSDERKTVTMPVVELSY